From one Macaca nemestrina isolate mMacNem1 chromosome 5, mMacNem.hap1, whole genome shotgun sequence genomic stretch:
- the LOC105466472 gene encoding patr class I histocompatibility antigen, A-5 alpha chain isoform X2, with protein sequence MGKRILLTRPVPTLIGCRMSREANQRRRGLSSKLPTRPPGLTVSSDAEMRVMAPRTLLLLLSAALALTETRAGSHSMRYFTTAVSRPGRGEPRFIAVGYVDDTQFVGFDSDAESPRMEPRAPWMEQEGPEYWEEETRKVKETAQSFRVSLGNLRGYYNQSEAGSHTYQWMFGCDLGPDGRLLRGYHQYAYDGKDYIALNRDLRSWTAADEAAQNTQRKWEAAGVAEQMRAYLEGQCLECLRGYLENGKETLQRADPPKTHVTHHPISDHEATLRCWALGFYPAEITLTWQRDGEEQTQDTELVETRPGGDGTFQKWGAVVVPSGEEQRYTCHVQHEGLPEPLTLRWEPSSQSTIPIVGIVAGLAVLAVVVTGAVVVAVMWRRKSSGGKGGSYSQAACKWWGWECGGDHPSRNSSCPTSPAGSDQVLFLFYPSQRQCPGL encoded by the exons ATGGGCAAGAG GATACTCCTGACACGTCCAGTTCCCACTCTCATTGGGTGTCGGATGTCTAGAGAAGCCAATCAGCGTCGCCGCGGTCTCAGTTCTAAACTCCCCACGCGCCCACCCGGACTCACAGTCTCCTCAGACGCCGAGATGCGAGTCATGGCGCCCCGAAccctcctcctgctgctctcGGCGGCCCTGGCCCTGACCGAGACCCGGGCCG GCTCGCACTCCATGAGGTATTTCACCACCGCCGTGTCCCGGCCCGGCCGCGGGGAGCCCCGCTTCATCGCCGTGGGCTACGTGGACGACACGCAGTTCGTGGGGTTCGACAGCGACGCCGAGAGTCCGAGGATGGAGCCGCGGGCGCCGTGGATGGAGCAGGAGGGCCCGGAGTATTGGGAAGAGGAGACACGGAAAGTCAAGGAGACCGCACAGTCTTTCCGAGTCAGCCTGGGGAACCTGCGCGGCTACTACAACCAGAGCGAGGCCG GGTCTCACACCTACCAGTGGATGTTTGGCTGCGACCTGGGGCCCGACGGGCGCCTCCTCCGCGGGTATCACCAGTACGCCTACGACGGCAAGGATTACATCGCCCTGAACAGGGACCTGCGCTCCTGGACCGCTGCGGATGAGGCGGCTCAGAACACCCAGCGCAAGTGGGAGGCGGCGGGTGTGGCGGAGCAGATGAGAGCCTACCTGGAGGGGCAGTGCCTGGAATGTCTCCGCGGATACCTGGAGAACGGGAAGGAGACGCTGCAGCGCGCGG ATCCCCCAAAGACACACGTGACCCACCACCCCATCTCTGACCATGAGGCCACCCTGAGGTGCTGGGCCCTGGGCTTCTACCCTGCGGAGATCACACTGACCTGGCAGCGGGATGGGGAGGAGCAAACTCAGGACACCGAGCTCGTGGAGACCAGGCCAGGAGGAGATGGAACCTTCCAGAAGTGGGGAGCTGTGGTGGTGCCTTCTGGAGAAGAGCAGAGATACACGTGCCATGTGCAGCACGAGGGGCTCCCGGAGCCCCTCACCCTGAGATGGG aGCCATCTTCCCAGTCCACCATCCCCATCGTGGGCATTGTTGCTGGCCTGGCTGTCCTAGCAGTTGTGGTCACTGGAGCTGTGGTCGTTGCTGtgatgtggaggaggaagagctcaG GTGGAAAAGGAGGGAGCTACTCTCAGGCTGCGTGtaagtggtgggggtgggagtgtggAGGAGATCACCCATCCCGTAATTCCTCCTGTCCCACGTCTCCTGCGGGCTCTGACCAGGTCCTGTTTTTGTTCTACCCCAGCCAGCGACAGTGCCCAGGGCTCTGA
- the LOC105466472 gene encoding patr class I histocompatibility antigen, A-5 alpha chain isoform X3 gives MGKRILLTRPVPTLIGCRMSREANQRRRGLSSKLPTRPPGLTVSSDAEMRVMAPRTLLLLLSAALALTETRAGSHSMRYFTTAVSRPGRGEPRFIAVGYVDDTQFVGFDSDAESPRMEPRAPWMEQEGPEYWEEETRKVKETAQSFRVSLGNLRGYYNQSEAGSHTYQWMFGCDLGPDGRLLRGYHQYAYDGKDYIALNRDLRSWTAADEAAQNTQRKWEAAGVAEQMRAYLEGQCLECLRGYLENGKETLQRADPPKTHVTHHPISDHEATLRCWALGFYPAEITLTWQRDGEEQTQDTELVETRPGGDGTFQKWGAVVVPSGEEQRYTCHVQHEGLPEPLTLRWEPSSQSTIPIVGIVAGLAVLAVVVTGAVVVAVMWRRKSSGGKGGSYSQAASSDSAQGSDVSLTA, from the exons ATGGGCAAGAG GATACTCCTGACACGTCCAGTTCCCACTCTCATTGGGTGTCGGATGTCTAGAGAAGCCAATCAGCGTCGCCGCGGTCTCAGTTCTAAACTCCCCACGCGCCCACCCGGACTCACAGTCTCCTCAGACGCCGAGATGCGAGTCATGGCGCCCCGAAccctcctcctgctgctctcGGCGGCCCTGGCCCTGACCGAGACCCGGGCCG GCTCGCACTCCATGAGGTATTTCACCACCGCCGTGTCCCGGCCCGGCCGCGGGGAGCCCCGCTTCATCGCCGTGGGCTACGTGGACGACACGCAGTTCGTGGGGTTCGACAGCGACGCCGAGAGTCCGAGGATGGAGCCGCGGGCGCCGTGGATGGAGCAGGAGGGCCCGGAGTATTGGGAAGAGGAGACACGGAAAGTCAAGGAGACCGCACAGTCTTTCCGAGTCAGCCTGGGGAACCTGCGCGGCTACTACAACCAGAGCGAGGCCG GGTCTCACACCTACCAGTGGATGTTTGGCTGCGACCTGGGGCCCGACGGGCGCCTCCTCCGCGGGTATCACCAGTACGCCTACGACGGCAAGGATTACATCGCCCTGAACAGGGACCTGCGCTCCTGGACCGCTGCGGATGAGGCGGCTCAGAACACCCAGCGCAAGTGGGAGGCGGCGGGTGTGGCGGAGCAGATGAGAGCCTACCTGGAGGGGCAGTGCCTGGAATGTCTCCGCGGATACCTGGAGAACGGGAAGGAGACGCTGCAGCGCGCGG ATCCCCCAAAGACACACGTGACCCACCACCCCATCTCTGACCATGAGGCCACCCTGAGGTGCTGGGCCCTGGGCTTCTACCCTGCGGAGATCACACTGACCTGGCAGCGGGATGGGGAGGAGCAAACTCAGGACACCGAGCTCGTGGAGACCAGGCCAGGAGGAGATGGAACCTTCCAGAAGTGGGGAGCTGTGGTGGTGCCTTCTGGAGAAGAGCAGAGATACACGTGCCATGTGCAGCACGAGGGGCTCCCGGAGCCCCTCACCCTGAGATGGG aGCCATCTTCCCAGTCCACCATCCCCATCGTGGGCATTGTTGCTGGCCTGGCTGTCCTAGCAGTTGTGGTCACTGGAGCTGTGGTCGTTGCTGtgatgtggaggaggaagagctcaG GTGGAAAAGGAGGGAGCTACTCTCAGGCTGCGT CCAGCGACAGTGCCCAGGGCTCTGATGTGTCTCTCACGGCTTGA
- the LOC105466472 gene encoding patr class I histocompatibility antigen, A-5 alpha chain isoform X1 has protein sequence MGKRILLTRPVPTLIGCRMSREANQRRRGLSSKLPTRPPGLTVSSDAEMRVMAPRTLLLLLSAALALTETRAGECGVGREMASAGRSEGTAGGGAGPGEPRGEEGRAGLSLSSPPGSHSMRYFTTAVSRPGRGEPRFIAVGYVDDTQFVGFDSDAESPRMEPRAPWMEQEGPEYWEEETRKVKETAQSFRVSLGNLRGYYNQSEAGSHTYQWMFGCDLGPDGRLLRGYHQYAYDGKDYIALNRDLRSWTAADEAAQNTQRKWEAAGVAEQMRAYLEGQCLECLRGYLENGKETLQRADPPKTHVTHHPISDHEATLRCWALGFYPAEITLTWQRDGEEQTQDTELVETRPGGDGTFQKWGAVVVPSGEEQRYTCHVQHEGLPEPLTLRWEPSSQSTIPIVGIVAGLAVLAVVVTGAVVVAVMWRRKSSGGKGGSYSQAASSDSAQGSDVSLTA, from the exons ATGGGCAAGAG GATACTCCTGACACGTCCAGTTCCCACTCTCATTGGGTGTCGGATGTCTAGAGAAGCCAATCAGCGTCGCCGCGGTCTCAGTTCTAAACTCCCCACGCGCCCACCCGGACTCACAGTCTCCTCAGACGCCGAGATGCGAGTCATGGCGCCCCGAAccctcctcctgctgctctcGGCGGCCCTGGCCCTGACCGAGACCCGGGCCGGTGAGTGCGGGGTCGGGAGGGAAATGGCCTCTGCGGGGAGGAGCGAGGGGACCGCAGGCGGGGGCGCAGGACCCGGGGAGCCGCGCGGGGAGGAGGGTCGGGCGGGTCTCAGCCTCTCCTCGCCCCCAGGCTCGCACTCCATGAGGTATTTCACCACCGCCGTGTCCCGGCCCGGCCGCGGGGAGCCCCGCTTCATCGCCGTGGGCTACGTGGACGACACGCAGTTCGTGGGGTTCGACAGCGACGCCGAGAGTCCGAGGATGGAGCCGCGGGCGCCGTGGATGGAGCAGGAGGGCCCGGAGTATTGGGAAGAGGAGACACGGAAAGTCAAGGAGACCGCACAGTCTTTCCGAGTCAGCCTGGGGAACCTGCGCGGCTACTACAACCAGAGCGAGGCCG GGTCTCACACCTACCAGTGGATGTTTGGCTGCGACCTGGGGCCCGACGGGCGCCTCCTCCGCGGGTATCACCAGTACGCCTACGACGGCAAGGATTACATCGCCCTGAACAGGGACCTGCGCTCCTGGACCGCTGCGGATGAGGCGGCTCAGAACACCCAGCGCAAGTGGGAGGCGGCGGGTGTGGCGGAGCAGATGAGAGCCTACCTGGAGGGGCAGTGCCTGGAATGTCTCCGCGGATACCTGGAGAACGGGAAGGAGACGCTGCAGCGCGCGG ATCCCCCAAAGACACACGTGACCCACCACCCCATCTCTGACCATGAGGCCACCCTGAGGTGCTGGGCCCTGGGCTTCTACCCTGCGGAGATCACACTGACCTGGCAGCGGGATGGGGAGGAGCAAACTCAGGACACCGAGCTCGTGGAGACCAGGCCAGGAGGAGATGGAACCTTCCAGAAGTGGGGAGCTGTGGTGGTGCCTTCTGGAGAAGAGCAGAGATACACGTGCCATGTGCAGCACGAGGGGCTCCCGGAGCCCCTCACCCTGAGATGGG aGCCATCTTCCCAGTCCACCATCCCCATCGTGGGCATTGTTGCTGGCCTGGCTGTCCTAGCAGTTGTGGTCACTGGAGCTGTGGTCGTTGCTGtgatgtggaggaggaagagctcaG GTGGAAAAGGAGGGAGCTACTCTCAGGCTGCGT CCAGCGACAGTGCCCAGGGCTCTGATGTGTCTCTCACGGCTTGA